A part of Thermotoga petrophila RKU-1 genomic DNA contains:
- a CDS encoding FMN-binding glutamate synthase family protein: MGNLRRPNANEATGTFNRSRDVVPMSGICSRCIDGCTGGCEIWLASFRGREVLYPGPFGEITAGAVKDYPVDYSHLNILGYAHGAEGLPEDVEPGPDTAIFTNVDTTTEYGWDIKVKMKVPIFTGALGSTEIARKNWDHIAVGAAISGITVVCGENVAGVDPNLELDSNGKVKKSPELDRRIEIYKRYHDGEYGEILIQMNVEDTRLGVAEYVINKHGIETIELKWGQGAKSIGGEIKVRSLERALELKRRGYIVLPDPELPEVQRAFKEGEIKEFERHSRLGFVSKESFLKEVERLRKLGFKRITLKMGAYSAVDLAMALRYGAEAKIDLITVDGAPGGTGMSPWPMMNEWGIPTFYLEALTYQFAEKLSRRGIRVPDIAIAGGFSTEDGVFKAIAMGSPYVKAVCMGRALMIPAMVGKNIGEWLKSGNLPKTVSKYGTTEEEIFITYEELKSRFGEEEVKKLPLGAIGFYTFVQKFKTGLQQLMAGARKFRLSALCRKDLVALTKDAAEISGIPYVMESYRDEAERILEE; the protein is encoded by the coding sequence ATGGGAAACCTGAGAAGACCAAATGCGAATGAAGCAACTGGAACGTTCAATCGTTCAAGAGATGTTGTTCCTATGTCTGGCATATGTTCCAGGTGTATTGACGGATGCACCGGTGGCTGCGAGATTTGGCTCGCGTCGTTTAGAGGAAGGGAGGTACTCTACCCGGGCCCGTTTGGTGAAATCACCGCGGGTGCTGTCAAGGACTATCCGGTTGACTACTCACACCTGAACATCCTAGGATACGCGCACGGTGCGGAAGGACTGCCCGAAGACGTAGAACCTGGTCCTGACACTGCGATATTCACGAACGTCGATACGACCACAGAATACGGTTGGGACATCAAAGTGAAGATGAAGGTTCCCATATTCACGGGTGCACTCGGTTCCACAGAAATCGCGAGGAAGAATTGGGATCACATAGCGGTGGGAGCAGCCATCAGTGGAATAACGGTTGTCTGTGGAGAAAACGTAGCGGGCGTCGATCCGAATCTGGAACTTGACAGCAATGGAAAAGTAAAGAAATCACCTGAGCTCGACAGGAGAATAGAAATATACAAAAGATATCACGACGGGGAATATGGGGAAATACTTATTCAGATGAACGTTGAGGATACAAGACTGGGTGTTGCCGAATACGTTATAAACAAACACGGTATCGAAACCATTGAACTCAAATGGGGTCAGGGAGCCAAGAGTATCGGTGGAGAGATAAAGGTAAGATCCCTTGAGCGAGCTCTGGAACTGAAAAGAAGAGGTTATATAGTTCTTCCCGATCCCGAACTTCCGGAAGTCCAAAGAGCGTTCAAAGAAGGAGAAATCAAGGAGTTCGAAAGACATTCAAGACTCGGTTTCGTTTCCAAGGAGTCTTTTCTGAAAGAAGTAGAAAGACTCAGAAAACTCGGGTTCAAACGAATCACTTTGAAAATGGGAGCTTATTCCGCAGTTGATCTTGCCATGGCCCTCAGATACGGTGCTGAAGCGAAGATAGATCTAATCACCGTCGATGGAGCACCAGGCGGAACGGGTATGAGTCCATGGCCGATGATGAACGAGTGGGGGATTCCCACATTCTACCTCGAAGCTTTGACGTATCAATTCGCGGAGAAATTGAGCAGGAGAGGAATCAGGGTTCCCGATATCGCCATAGCCGGTGGTTTTTCCACAGAAGACGGTGTCTTCAAAGCTATTGCGATGGGCTCTCCATACGTGAAAGCCGTTTGTATGGGAAGGGCCCTCATGATACCTGCAATGGTGGGAAAGAACATAGGTGAGTGGCTCAAAAGTGGAAACTTGCCAAAGACAGTTTCGAAATACGGAACGACGGAAGAGGAAATCTTCATCACCTATGAAGAATTGAAATCCCGATTTGGAGAGGAAGAAGTCAAGAAATTGCCTCTTGGCGCTATAGGATTTTACACGTTCGTTCAGAAGTTCAAAACAGGTCTGCAGCAGCTCATGGCCGGTGCGAGGAAGTTCAGACTCTCTGCTCTTTGTAGGAAGGATCTCGTCGCTCTCACAAAAGACGCGGCAGAAATCTCAGGAATTCCGTACGTCATGGAGTCTTACAGGGACGAAGCAGAAAGAATCCTTGAAGAGTGA
- the cutA gene encoding divalent-cation tolerance protein CutA: MILVYSTFPSEEKALEIGRNLLEKRLIACFNVLEIRSGYWWKGEIVQDKEWAAIFKTTEEKEKELYEELRGLHPYETPAIFTLKVENVLPEYMNWLRESVP, encoded by the coding sequence ATGATACTCGTATACTCAACCTTCCCGAGTGAAGAGAAAGCGCTTGAGATAGGAAGAAATCTCCTTGAAAAAAGGCTGATCGCCTGTTTCAACGTGCTTGAAATCAGATCCGGATACTGGTGGAAAGGCGAAATCGTTCAGGACAAAGAGTGGGCAGCTATCTTCAAAACCACAGAAGAAAAGGAAAAGGAACTCTATGAAGAACTGAGAGGTCTACACCCATATGAAACACCCGCGATCTTCACACTGAAGGTGGAAAATGTCCTCCCTGAATACATGAATTGGCTCAGAGAATCTGTTCCATGA
- a CDS encoding TIGR00725 family protein, with product MKKVAVIGYSGPVDRPPLLELRDICLELGKTLAKKGCIVFNGGRDGVMELVSQGIREAGGIVVGILPDEEVGNTYLSVAVKTGLDFQMRSFVLLRNADVVVSVGGEIGTAIEILGAYALGKPVILLRGTGGWTDRISQVLIDGKYLDNRRIVEVYQAWTVEEIVQIMEQIL from the coding sequence GTGAAAAAGGTCGCCGTCATTGGATACTCCGGACCGGTGGACAGGCCTCCGCTACTGGAGCTTCGGGATATCTGTTTGGAACTCGGGAAAACCCTTGCCAAAAAAGGTTGCATCGTGTTCAACGGTGGAAGAGACGGCGTGATGGAACTCGTGTCTCAGGGAATCAGAGAAGCGGGTGGAATCGTAGTGGGAATACTTCCCGATGAAGAGGTGGGAAACACCTATCTTTCTGTCGCAGTGAAAACAGGCCTTGACTTTCAGATGAGGTCTTTCGTTCTTTTGAGAAATGCAGATGTGGTTGTCTCGGTTGGCGGAGAGATTGGAACAGCGATAGAAATCCTGGGAGCATATGCGCTGGGAAAGCCTGTGATCCTGTTGAGAGGAACGGGCGGGTGGACCGACAGAATTTCCCAGGTTTTGATAGACGGAAAATATCTGGATAACAGAAGAATTGTGGAAGTTTATCAGGCTTGGACTGTAGAGGAAATTGTTCAGATCATGGAACAGATTCTCTGA
- a CDS encoding M42 family metallopeptidase, translating to MKELIRKLTEAFGPSGREEEVRRIILEELEGYIDGHRIDGLGNLIVWKGSGEKKVILDAHIDEIGVVVTNIDEKGFLTIEPVGGVSPYMLLGKRIRFENGVVGVVGMEGETTEERQENVRKLSFDKLFVDIGASSREEAQKMCPIGSFGVYDSGFVEVSGKYVSKAMDDRIGCAVIVEVFKRIKPTVTLYGVFSVQEEVGLVGASVAGYGISADEAIAIDVTDSADTPKAIKRHAMRLSGGPALKVKDRASISSRRILENLIEIAEKFSIKYQMEVLTFGGTNAMGYQRTREGIPSATVSVPTRYVHSPSEMIAPDDVEATVDLLIRYLGA from the coding sequence ATGAAGGAACTGATCAGAAAGCTGACGGAAGCCTTCGGTCCGAGTGGACGGGAAGAAGAGGTGAGAAGAATCATCCTCGAAGAACTCGAAGGGTACATAGATGGTCACAGAATCGATGGGCTCGGCAATCTCATAGTTTGGAAAGGAAGCGGTGAGAAGAAGGTGATACTGGACGCTCACATAGATGAGATAGGTGTTGTTGTTACAAACATAGATGAAAAAGGATTTCTGACGATAGAACCCGTCGGTGGTGTCTCTCCGTACATGCTTCTTGGAAAAAGGATCAGGTTCGAAAACGGTGTGGTAGGCGTTGTTGGTATGGAAGGTGAAACAACAGAAGAAAGGCAGGAGAATGTGAGAAAGCTCTCGTTCGACAAGCTGTTCGTTGACATCGGTGCAAGTTCCCGGGAGGAAGCACAGAAGATGTGCCCGATTGGAAGTTTCGGCGTCTACGACAGTGGATTCGTTGAAGTTTCCGGAAAATACGTCTCGAAGGCGATGGACGACAGGATAGGATGCGCCGTAATCGTCGAAGTTTTCAAAAGAATCAAACCCACTGTTACGCTCTACGGTGTTTTCAGTGTTCAGGAAGAAGTGGGATTGGTTGGTGCCTCGGTGGCAGGCTACGGCATATCAGCGGATGAGGCCATTGCGATCGATGTGACAGATTCGGCAGATACACCGAAGGCCATAAAGAGACACGCTATGAGACTCTCCGGTGGTCCCGCTTTGAAAGTCAAAGACAGAGCCTCGATCAGCAGCAGACGCATCCTCGAAAATCTGATAGAGATCGCGGAAAAGTTCAGTATAAAGTATCAGATGGAAGTTCTGACGTTCGGTGGCACGAACGCCATGGGATATCAACGAACAAGAGAAGGAATTCCTTCCGCCACGGTGTCTGTTCCCACACGATACGTTCATTCACCCAGTGAGATGATCGCACCGGATGATGTTGAGGCAACGGTCGATCTTCTCATCAGGTATCTGGGGGCGTGA
- the minC gene encoding septum site-determining protein MinC, with translation MVDFKMTKEGLVLLIRDYQNLEEVLNAISARITQMGGFFAKGDRISLMIENHNKHSQDIPKIVSHLRNLGLEVSQILVGSTVGGKENDLKVESRTTVESTGKVIKRNIRSGQTVVHSGDVIVFGNVNKGAEILAGGSVVVFGKAQGNIRAGLNEGEQAVVAALDLQTSLIQIAGFITHSKGEENVPSIAHVKGNRIVIEPFDKVSFERSE, from the coding sequence ATGGTGGACTTCAAGATGACAAAGGAAGGTCTCGTACTCCTCATAAGAGATTATCAGAACCTCGAAGAAGTCTTGAACGCGATCTCCGCTCGTATCACCCAGATGGGGGGATTCTTTGCCAAGGGAGACAGGATTTCTCTGATGATCGAGAATCACAACAAACACTCTCAGGATATTCCAAAGATCGTTTCTCACCTGAGAAATCTCGGTCTTGAAGTCTCCCAGATACTCGTTGGAAGCACTGTTGGTGGAAAGGAAAATGACCTGAAAGTAGAATCACGAACGACGGTTGAAAGCACCGGGAAAGTGATAAAAAGGAACATCCGATCCGGTCAGACTGTTGTTCATTCCGGTGATGTGATAGTCTTCGGGAACGTGAACAAGGGGGCTGAAATCCTCGCCGGAGGTTCTGTTGTTGTCTTTGGGAAGGCACAGGGCAACATACGTGCGGGATTGAACGAAGGAGAACAGGCTGTGGTGGCCGCTCTCGATCTTCAAACCTCCCTCATTCAGATAGCGGGTTTTATCACGCATTCCAAAGGAGAAGAGAACGTGCCTTCCATCGCGCATGTGAAGGGGAATCGAATAGTGATCGAACCGTTCGACAAGGTGAGCTTCGAAAGGAGTGAATGA
- a CDS encoding M42 family metallopeptidase, which yields METRKLLMELSNLDGPSGYETNVVSYIKSIIEPFIDEARTTRHGSLIGYKKGKGIGKLALFAHVDEIGFVVSKVEGQFARLEPVGGVDPKVVYASKVRIYTKNGVERGVIGMLAPHLQDLESGKKVLMYDEIFVDLSLCERDVRVGDIAVIDQTAFEANGKVVGKALDNRASCGVLVKTLEFLRKYDHLWDVYVVFSVQEETGCLGALTSAYEINPDVAIVMDVTFASEPPFSDHIELGKGPVIGLGPVVDRNLVQKIIEIAKKHNVSLQEEAVGGRSGTETDFVQLVRNGVRTSLISIPLKYMHTPVEMVDPHDVEELARLLSLVAVELEV from the coding sequence GTGGAAACCAGAAAACTATTGATGGAACTGTCGAACCTCGACGGTCCTTCAGGTTACGAGACGAACGTGGTTTCTTACATAAAGTCAATCATTGAACCTTTCATAGATGAAGCGAGAACAACCCGCCACGGGAGTTTGATCGGGTACAAAAAAGGTAAAGGAATAGGAAAACTCGCACTCTTTGCCCACGTGGATGAAATCGGTTTTGTTGTTTCGAAGGTGGAGGGGCAGTTCGCCAGACTCGAGCCCGTGGGTGGAGTGGATCCAAAGGTAGTTTATGCTTCGAAAGTTCGTATTTACACAAAAAACGGAGTCGAACGTGGCGTGATAGGGATGCTCGCTCCACATTTACAGGATCTGGAATCTGGAAAAAAGGTCCTGATGTACGATGAAATTTTCGTTGATTTATCTTTGTGCGAAAGAGATGTCCGTGTAGGGGATATAGCGGTGATAGATCAAACTGCTTTCGAAGCGAATGGGAAGGTGGTTGGGAAAGCTCTGGACAACAGAGCGAGTTGTGGAGTTCTTGTGAAAACACTCGAATTTCTCAGAAAGTACGATCACCTGTGGGATGTCTACGTTGTCTTTTCTGTTCAGGAAGAGACAGGATGTCTGGGTGCTCTCACGAGTGCGTACGAGATAAATCCCGACGTGGCGATCGTGATGGATGTTACGTTCGCTTCCGAGCCTCCATTCAGTGATCACATAGAGCTCGGAAAGGGACCGGTGATAGGCCTGGGACCGGTTGTGGATAGGAATCTTGTCCAGAAGATCATCGAGATAGCGAAGAAACACAACGTTTCTCTTCAGGAAGAAGCGGTTGGAGGAAGGTCTGGTACAGAAACGGATTTCGTTCAGCTTGTTCGAAACGGCGTTAGAACATCTCTCATATCCATTCCCTTGAAGTATATGCACACTCCCGTGGAGATGGTAGACCCACACGATGTGGAGGAACTCGCAAGACTTCTCTCCCTTGTCGCGGTAGAATTGGAGGTGTGA
- a CDS encoding M42 family metallopeptidase, whose protein sequence is MYLKELSMMPGVSGDEGKVRDFIRSKIEGLVDNLYTDVLGNLIALKRGRDSSKKLLVSAHMDEVGFVVNKIEKDGKVAFLPVGGVDPRILPGKVVQLKDLKGVIGYRPIHLQRDEMNTPPKFENLRIDFGFSSADEAKKYISIGDYVSFVSDYIEKNGRAVGKAFDDRAGCSVLIDVLESGVNPAYDTYFVFTVQEETGLRGSAVVVEQLEPTCAIVVETTTAGDNPELEERKWATHLGDGPAITFFHRGYVVPKEIFQTIVDTAKNNDIPFQMKRRTAGGTDAGRYARTAYGVPAGVISTPARYIHSSNSIIDLNDYENTKKLIKVLVEEGKIVEVVS, encoded by the coding sequence ATGTATCTCAAAGAGCTTTCGATGATGCCGGGTGTGTCTGGAGATGAAGGAAAAGTTAGGGATTTCATAAGGTCAAAGATAGAAGGTCTTGTTGACAATCTTTACACCGATGTCCTTGGGAATTTGATAGCCCTGAAAAGGGGCAGAGATTCTTCAAAAAAACTGCTCGTTTCGGCTCACATGGACGAGGTTGGTTTCGTTGTGAACAAAATAGAAAAAGATGGAAAAGTGGCGTTCTTGCCCGTTGGAGGGGTCGATCCCAGGATACTTCCCGGAAAGGTGGTTCAGTTGAAGGATCTCAAAGGAGTCATCGGCTACAGACCGATTCACCTTCAGCGTGATGAGATGAATACCCCACCAAAGTTTGAGAATCTGCGAATTGATTTTGGTTTTTCTTCTGCAGACGAAGCGAAAAAGTACATATCAATAGGGGATTACGTTTCTTTTGTGAGTGATTACATCGAAAAGAACGGTCGGGCAGTTGGAAAAGCATTTGATGACAGAGCGGGTTGTTCCGTTCTGATCGATGTTCTCGAGAGTGGTGTGAATCCCGCCTACGATACGTACTTTGTATTCACAGTTCAGGAAGAGACAGGCCTTCGTGGAAGTGCAGTTGTGGTGGAACAGCTGGAACCCACCTGTGCCATCGTCGTGGAAACCACCACAGCCGGTGACAATCCGGAACTGGAGGAAAGAAAGTGGGCAACACATTTGGGTGACGGTCCTGCCATCACCTTCTTCCACAGGGGATACGTGGTTCCAAAAGAGATTTTCCAGACCATCGTGGATACGGCGAAGAACAACGACATTCCGTTTCAGATGAAAAGGAGAACCGCTGGGGGAACAGACGCTGGACGCTACGCCAGAACCGCCTACGGAGTGCCCGCAGGTGTGATCTCCACTCCAGCCCGATACATTCACAGTTCGAATTCGATCATAGATTTGAATGACTACGAAAACACAAAGAAACTCATAAAAGTACTTGTCGAGGAAGGAAAAATCGTGGAGGTGGTCTCATGA
- a CDS encoding OmpH family outer membrane protein, translating into MKKLLLPFVLASVLLATLLVSQSSSNSSLRVAYVDVEKATESYYKWQDLNEKYKRDYSFYQNKLKEMEDELKKMQEEGRPQEEILAKQKEILSKKTEYENLLKSEYQQKIQEVMGEVVNKIQEYASVMGYDLVVAKQMVLYGKPSYDITDQVIAYINQK; encoded by the coding sequence ATGAAGAAACTGCTCCTACCATTTGTTTTGGCAAGTGTTCTCCTTGCAACGTTACTCGTTTCACAAAGTTCCTCGAATTCTTCCCTGAGGGTGGCCTACGTCGATGTGGAGAAAGCAACGGAGAGTTACTACAAGTGGCAGGATCTGAACGAAAAATACAAGAGAGACTACTCTTTCTATCAGAACAAGTTGAAGGAGATGGAAGATGAGCTCAAAAAGATGCAAGAAGAGGGAAGGCCTCAGGAAGAGATACTGGCAAAACAGAAGGAGATTCTCTCGAAAAAGACCGAGTACGAAAATCTTCTGAAGTCCGAATACCAGCAGAAAATCCAGGAAGTAATGGGAGAAGTTGTGAACAAAATTCAGGAATACGCGAGCGTCATGGGATACGATCTTGTGGTTGCAAAACAGATGGTTCTCTATGGAAAGCCATCTTACGATATAACAGACCAGGTGATCGCTTACATCAATCAGAAATGA
- a CDS encoding stage V sporulation protein S, whose amino-acid sequence MEVLKVSSKSDPNKVAGAIAGVVREHGKAEIQAIGAGAVNQAVKAIAIARGYLAPSGIDLVFVPAFTDVEIENEKRTAIKFIVFPKS is encoded by the coding sequence ATGGAAGTACTGAAGGTATCGTCGAAGTCCGATCCTAACAAGGTCGCTGGTGCTATTGCCGGTGTAGTGAGGGAGCACGGAAAAGCGGAGATTCAGGCCATCGGAGCCGGTGCAGTGAACCAGGCAGTGAAAGCTATTGCCATCGCGCGGGGGTATCTTGCACCGAGTGGCATCGATCTCGTTTTTGTTCCTGCCTTCACGGACGTAGAAATCGAAAACGAAAAGCGAACAGCCATCAAGTTCATTGTCTTTCCAAAAAGCTAA
- a CDS encoding ComEA family DNA-binding protein has translation MKLKKQHQRTILFVALVFFILLGIVMERETKTEEDTTPSQKVVAFPVDLNTASLEDLMSIPGIGPVKAQRIIDYRESHGGFSSVEELKNVSGIGEKTLEKISGYVTVEGVEQHIKREVTKLNVNTASVEELETLPYIGEMKAKAIVEYREKNGPFCSPEDLLNVPGIGEKTLEKIRGKITF, from the coding sequence TTGAAACTCAAAAAGCAGCATCAAAGAACAATACTGTTCGTGGCACTCGTGTTCTTCATATTGCTTGGAATTGTTATGGAACGAGAAACAAAAACAGAGGAGGACACAACACCCTCTCAGAAGGTTGTTGCTTTTCCGGTGGATCTGAATACCGCTTCTCTGGAAGATCTGATGTCGATTCCCGGAATCGGCCCTGTGAAGGCCCAGAGGATCATCGATTACAGAGAGTCACATGGTGGGTTTTCGAGTGTGGAAGAATTGAAGAACGTCTCCGGGATCGGAGAGAAAACTCTGGAGAAGATTTCTGGATATGTGACCGTTGAGGGAGTTGAACAACATATCAAAAGAGAAGTCACAAAACTGAACGTAAACACGGCTTCTGTTGAAGAACTCGAAACCCTTCCCTACATAGGTGAGATGAAGGCAAAAGCCATTGTCGAGTACCGTGAAAAAAACGGTCCTTTCTGTTCTCCCGAAGATCTTCTGAACGTGCCTGGAATAGGTGAAAAGACACTGGAGAAAATAAGAGGAAAAATCACATTTTGA
- a CDS encoding potassium channel family protein, giving the protein MKRNIIILILMIAFVFVFGTVAFHLIESWSLFDSFFFTLITVSTVGYSIPENLSQAGKVIASILISAGVTIVLYGFTSVTSMIVEGHIGEYFKSRRMRKMIDRLKDHFIVVGAGRTGRHTTLEIMKAKRPFVVIDQSEEAIARLKDFLGEEFPYVVGDAAEEEILIKAGVERARSLVVTLPDDAKSTFVVLTAKSLNPNLEIVSRVSDMKALSKLVYAGADKVIATSELAGTRLAQMALNPTTISFLDILSFGEESFRVEEVVIPPNSPVANKTLGEINLAKRAGTIVIAIRRGGEVIFNPTGDTKILPEDRLMVVGKSDHFEKLHRLIEEG; this is encoded by the coding sequence ATGAAGAGAAACATCATCATACTCATACTCATGATAGCGTTCGTATTTGTTTTCGGAACGGTTGCCTTCCATCTGATAGAAAGTTGGAGTCTTTTCGATTCGTTTTTTTTCACACTCATCACCGTTTCCACGGTGGGATACTCTATTCCTGAGAATCTCTCTCAGGCTGGAAAAGTGATAGCTTCCATTCTCATAAGCGCTGGTGTGACCATCGTGCTGTACGGTTTCACATCGGTAACATCGATGATCGTTGAGGGGCACATAGGAGAGTACTTCAAAAGCAGGAGGATGAGGAAGATGATCGACAGACTGAAAGATCACTTCATCGTAGTTGGAGCGGGAAGAACGGGAAGACACACCACTCTGGAAATAATGAAAGCCAAGAGACCTTTTGTTGTGATAGATCAATCGGAAGAAGCCATTGCCAGACTCAAAGATTTTTTGGGAGAGGAGTTTCCCTACGTTGTGGGAGATGCTGCAGAAGAAGAAATTCTCATAAAAGCAGGAGTTGAAAGAGCTCGTTCTCTTGTGGTGACACTTCCTGATGACGCGAAAAGCACGTTTGTTGTTCTCACCGCAAAATCGTTGAACCCAAATCTCGAGATCGTATCCAGAGTCTCTGACATGAAAGCTCTGAGCAAGCTCGTTTACGCTGGAGCGGACAAAGTGATCGCCACATCGGAGCTCGCGGGTACGAGGCTCGCCCAGATGGCTCTCAACCCTACTACCATAAGCTTTCTGGACATTCTTTCTTTCGGTGAGGAATCCTTCAGAGTAGAAGAAGTGGTAATACCTCCAAACAGTCCTGTTGCTAACAAAACACTCGGTGAAATAAACCTTGCGAAGAGAGCTGGAACCATCGTCATTGCGATCAGACGTGGAGGAGAGGTGATCTTCAACCCGACGGGAGACACGAAGATACTCCCGGAAGACCGACTCATGGTGGTGGGAAAAAGTGATCATTTCGAAAAACTCCACAGATTGATCGAGGAGGGATAA
- a CDS encoding MFS transporter, with the protein MDPKIKRALNISIIEGALAVLINQFFGGAYLTGYFLWMGASSFFIGLFGSIPFLANTLQLLTLSFSHRLKSRKQIIVPLMWTARTSILLFAVFPAIRHGLLFAYLLYFYIQIAGALSAPLWQSWMSDLVPKDMIGSYFGFRNLIHGAVQIPAMFLAGAILDSLGENWKGFGTLFLIAGSLGALNGYFLKIQYEPPYKPREASVSITKAVKFLLKEEHFKNFLLGFAFWQFAIGVGTVYINVMLLKEVEFSYLQISVLNAVGMFIGTLFQPFWGKLGDRYGFQYFLKVCLWIHAIVILLWALTPRSFLYVFFLQIIIGIFVTAGTSQLVFYTLMYTAPSSLKTEAFSVFNSLSNLSLFAGSLVASVLVASLENINLPFGISAIRLTMFVSFFLRALAAYIMSRMDLGTPQKVDSLIQAVKESFFSETVPWIRERLNTLNIFRRKR; encoded by the coding sequence TTGGATCCAAAAATAAAAAGAGCGCTGAACATATCCATCATAGAAGGAGCACTGGCCGTACTCATCAACCAGTTCTTCGGTGGAGCTTATCTGACGGGCTATTTCCTGTGGATGGGAGCCTCAAGCTTCTTCATCGGCCTTTTCGGTTCTATTCCCTTCTTGGCAAACACGCTCCAACTTCTCACACTCTCATTCTCACATCGTTTGAAATCCAGGAAACAGATCATCGTTCCACTGATGTGGACTGCCAGAACGTCCATATTGCTGTTCGCCGTATTTCCCGCTATCAGGCATGGCCTTCTCTTTGCGTATCTTCTTTATTTTTACATCCAGATCGCTGGTGCCCTGTCTGCTCCTCTCTGGCAGAGCTGGATGTCTGATTTGGTACCAAAAGATATGATTGGAAGCTACTTTGGTTTCAGAAATCTCATTCATGGAGCGGTTCAGATTCCCGCTATGTTCCTTGCAGGCGCGATACTCGATTCTCTTGGAGAAAACTGGAAAGGTTTTGGCACACTCTTTCTCATAGCGGGTTCTCTCGGGGCACTGAACGGATACTTCTTGAAGATACAGTACGAGCCACCGTACAAACCACGCGAGGCGTCTGTTTCCATAACAAAAGCCGTGAAGTTTCTCCTGAAAGAAGAACACTTCAAAAACTTTCTTCTTGGATTCGCCTTCTGGCAATTTGCCATAGGTGTTGGTACGGTCTATATAAACGTGATGCTTTTAAAAGAGGTCGAGTTTTCCTATCTTCAAATAAGTGTTCTGAACGCAGTGGGAATGTTCATAGGAACTCTCTTCCAACCTTTCTGGGGAAAGTTGGGAGACAGGTATGGATTTCAATACTTTCTCAAAGTCTGTCTGTGGATTCATGCGATTGTTATTCTCCTCTGGGCACTGACTCCTAGATCGTTCCTTTACGTCTTCTTCCTCCAGATAATAATTGGTATATTCGTAACAGCAGGAACAAGCCAGCTTGTTTTCTACACCCTCATGTACACAGCACCTTCATCCCTCAAAACTGAAGCCTTCTCTGTGTTCAACAGCCTATCCAATCTTTCTTTATTCGCCGGCTCTTTAGTTGCAAGCGTTTTAGTTGCCTCACTGGAAAACATCAATCTTCCCTTTGGGATATCCGCCATCAGACTCACCATGTTTGTATCGTTCTTTTTGAGAGCATTGGCAGCGTACATAATGTCCAGAATGGATCTTGGAACACCACAGAAAGTGGACTCTCTGATCCAGGCGGTTAAAGAGTCATTCTTCTCAGAAACAGTTCCGTGGATCAGAGAAAGGTTGAACACACTGAACATTTTTAGAAGAAAGCGTTGA
- the lptB gene encoding LPS export ABC transporter ATP-binding protein: MMDFLKCENLKKRFGRRYVVNGVNLEFHRGEIVGLLGPNGAGKTTIFNMILGVVVPTSGRIIFRDLDITKFPVYRRARLGITYLQQETSIFGGLTVRENIDLVLRFHEKEREKRERKIEELLHEFHLKPLENQPASFLSGGEKRKLELARMMCLNPAFILLDEPFSGIDPKTVKEIQKMTLELKQKNFGIVITDHNVDELVEIADRIYVIYKGEILAEGPPERILEDETVKEVYLGT; encoded by the coding sequence ATGATGGATTTTCTAAAGTGCGAGAACCTCAAAAAGAGATTCGGAAGAAGGTACGTAGTGAACGGGGTGAATCTGGAGTTTCACAGGGGTGAGATAGTTGGTCTTCTCGGTCCCAACGGAGCCGGGAAGACCACTATCTTCAACATGATCCTTGGTGTTGTTGTACCGACTTCAGGAAGGATCATCTTCAGGGATCTGGATATAACGAAGTTTCCCGTTTACAGAAGAGCAAGGCTCGGTATCACCTATCTTCAACAGGAGACTTCGATCTTTGGAGGCCTCACTGTGAGAGAGAACATAGATCTTGTGCTTCGCTTCCACGAAAAGGAGAGAGAGAAGAGGGAAAGAAAAATAGAAGAACTCCTCCACGAATTTCATCTGAAACCCCTCGAAAATCAACCTGCGAGCTTTCTTTCTGGAGGAGAAAAGAGAAAGCTGGAACTCGCAAGGATGATGTGTTTGAATCCCGCTTTTATACTGCTCGATGAACCCTTCAGTGGAATAGATCCGAAGACTGTGAAAGAAATTCAAAAAATGACTTTGGAACTGAAGCAGAAAAATTTCGGAATCGTCATCACCGACCACAACGTCGACGAACTCGTTGAAATCGCTGACAGAATCTACGTCATCTACAAAGGAGAAATTCTCGCGGAAGGTCCTCCTGAAAGAATTTTGGAAGACGAAACAGTGAAGGAGGTGTACCTCGGAACGTGA